The following are encoded together in the Cardinium endosymbiont of Culicoides punctatus genome:
- the dnaN gene encoding DNA polymerase III subunit beta codes for MEFTVSSALLSQQLTAISGVITRNPIVPILEDYLFEIDHDCLIVTASDLQTSISASLKIKSDAQISIAIPARILLDTVKNLPEQIIKIAINPNSYAISIESDNGHYKLAGESANDFPKLPSLNDGIHLQVEVETLKNILQKTMFATSNDELKPAMSGVYMELSHNMATFVATNGHRLVRYNREDLAASTQSPIIIPKKVLTLLNGLLSNRDKMVDITFDQYKIQFDIDNISIVARLVDERYPDYENVIPKEHTSRLTINRPALVSSLRRAAIYANKVTHQVKFTIMENELAISAEDFDFSNEAQEQLICEYTGDSIEVGFNAKFLLEMLVSITNEEVEFLFWEPNKAVIILPKGQSKHEHLLLLIMPVIF; via the coding sequence ATGGAGTTCACTGTATCATCAGCTTTGTTATCACAACAGCTAACTGCTATTAGTGGGGTTATTACCCGTAACCCAATTGTTCCGATCTTAGAAGACTATCTTTTTGAAATAGATCATGACTGCTTAATAGTTACCGCATCTGACCTACAAACCTCTATCAGTGCTTCTTTAAAGATAAAATCCGATGCTCAGATAAGCATTGCTATACCAGCCCGCATATTGCTGGATACAGTTAAGAACTTACCTGAACAAATCATAAAAATAGCCATCAATCCAAATTCTTATGCCATTTCTATTGAATCGGATAATGGCCATTATAAGCTAGCAGGAGAAAGTGCTAATGACTTCCCCAAACTCCCCTCACTAAATGATGGTATCCATTTACAGGTCGAAGTAGAAACATTGAAAAACATCTTGCAAAAGACTATGTTTGCGACAAGTAATGATGAACTTAAGCCTGCTATGTCTGGTGTATACATGGAATTGAGCCATAACATGGCCACCTTTGTAGCTACTAATGGACATCGATTGGTTCGATATAATCGTGAAGATTTGGCAGCATCTACTCAAAGTCCAATTATTATACCTAAAAAGGTATTGACACTTTTAAATGGGTTACTAAGTAATAGGGACAAGATGGTCGATATTACTTTTGATCAATATAAGATTCAATTTGATATAGACAATATTAGCATTGTTGCTAGATTAGTAGATGAGCGTTATCCAGATTATGAAAATGTGATACCCAAAGAACATACAAGTAGGCTTACTATAAATAGACCAGCTTTAGTAAGCTCATTACGACGTGCAGCTATTTATGCCAATAAGGTAACGCATCAAGTGAAATTTACTATCATGGAAAATGAGTTAGCTATTTCGGCAGAAGACTTTGACTTTTCCAATGAAGCACAAGAGCAACTTATCTGTGAGTATACAGGTGATTCTATAGAAGTAGGATTTAATGCAAAATTTTTGCTAGAAATGTTGGTTAGCATAACCAATGAAGAAGTAGAGTTTCTTTTCTGGGAACCCAATAAGGCTGTTATCATTTTACCTAAAGGTCAAAGTAAACATGAGCATCTATTGTTACTCATTATGCCTGTGATTTTCTAG